A stretch of Paenibacillus peoriae DNA encodes these proteins:
- a CDS encoding O-acetyl-ADP-ribose deacetylase: MDTQIELLNVTIRVLQGDITRCKADIIVNAANTSLLGGGGVDGAIHRAGGPAILEDCVSIRNKQGGCPVGEAVYTTAGKLDAQYVIHTVGPVWNGGDHREEELLAKCYHNALQLALELNARSIAFPNISTGIYCFPKEKAADIAIQEVTRFVREHAGLNEIIFVCFDAENAQLYSRKLQDGVKDIQKDTVEERIHE; the protein is encoded by the coding sequence ATGGATACCCAAATTGAACTATTGAACGTGACAATACGTGTGTTGCAAGGGGATATTACCCGTTGTAAGGCGGATATTATTGTCAATGCAGCCAATACAAGCTTGCTGGGTGGCGGTGGCGTAGACGGCGCGATTCATAGGGCTGGCGGTCCGGCTATCTTAGAAGATTGTGTAAGTATCAGAAACAAGCAGGGTGGATGTCCCGTAGGAGAGGCAGTTTATACCACAGCTGGCAAGCTGGATGCCCAATATGTTATTCATACCGTCGGCCCTGTGTGGAATGGTGGCGACCATCGGGAAGAGGAGCTATTGGCGAAATGCTACCATAATGCACTCCAATTAGCTTTAGAACTGAATGCACGAAGCATTGCTTTTCCGAATATCAGCACAGGCATCTACTGTTTCCCCAAAGAAAAGGCGGCGGATATTGCTATACAGGAAGTGACACGTTTTGTACGTGAACATGCCGGTTTGAATGAGATTATTTTTGTTTGTTTTGATGCGGAAAATGCTCAGTTATACAGCCGTAAGTTACAAGATGGTGTTAAGGATATTCAAAAAGATACAGTTGAAGAGAGAATACATGAATAG
- a CDS encoding TetR/AcrR family transcriptional regulator — MVRPREFDEDQALDAAMQIFWEKGFEATSLSDLTLKMGIQRPSIYAAFGDKKQLFEAALRKYTQSHAACVRAKLQNSSSVKEAFYNFFGGVVAEEYEEGPNKGCFCINTMVELAPHDEKFEILTREHQMYLSAVFQETLERGIQSGELEATMDARALAHMLVSLLIGITVMMKSRPERSFVDHAVATALMLLDGK, encoded by the coding sequence ATGGTTCGACCACGGGAATTTGATGAAGATCAAGCGTTGGATGCAGCGATGCAAATTTTTTGGGAAAAAGGATTCGAGGCTACCTCTTTAAGCGATTTAACCTTAAAAATGGGAATTCAGCGTCCTAGCATTTACGCTGCTTTTGGAGACAAGAAGCAATTATTCGAAGCCGCGCTGCGCAAATATACGCAATCTCATGCAGCTTGTGTAAGGGCTAAACTGCAAAATAGTTCATCTGTAAAAGAAGCATTTTACAATTTTTTTGGAGGAGTGGTGGCAGAAGAGTACGAGGAGGGACCCAATAAGGGATGCTTTTGCATCAACACGATGGTAGAATTAGCCCCTCATGATGAAAAATTCGAAATTTTAACTAGAGAACATCAAATGTATCTTTCTGCTGTCTTTCAGGAGACCCTCGAACGTGGTATTCAATCTGGGGAGCTTGAGGCGACTATGGATGCACGGGCTTTAGCGCATATGTTGGTCTCTTTGTTAATCGGGATTACCGTGATGATGAAATCACGCCCAGAGCGTTCTTTTGTGGATCATGCGGTTGCGACCGCACTTATGTTGCTGGATGGGAAATAG